The following coding sequences lie in one Spirosoma sp. KUDC1026 genomic window:
- a CDS encoding DUF86 domain-containing protein — protein MPPAPKTNLVYCLRIPEALEKVELYVKGYDDPFAFFNANDQKNFNACLLQLLHIGEQVNRLGERTRQLAPAIPWLDIKGLRNLIAHDYVGVDKFIVFNTIRISLPVFKQQLEQLIRDGLITGAFALTDYNLSKESNFYRHIDFSSIH, from the coding sequence ATGCCACCCGCGCCTAAAACGAACCTCGTCTATTGCTTACGTATTCCGGAGGCTCTTGAAAAAGTAGAGCTATACGTCAAAGGATACGATGACCCGTTTGCCTTTTTTAATGCCAATGACCAGAAGAATTTTAACGCTTGCTTGCTACAATTACTGCACATAGGCGAACAAGTTAATCGGCTCGGCGAACGAACTCGGCAACTAGCACCAGCAATTCCATGGCTGGATATCAAAGGGCTTCGTAATTTGATTGCTCATGATTACGTTGGTGTTGATAAATTTATCGTTTTCAATACCATTCGCATTAGTCTACCCGTGTTCAAGCAACAGTTAGAACAGCTTATTCGGGACGGCTTGATAACTGGCGCATTTGCGCTGACGGATTATAACCTGTCGAAAGAAAGTAATTTCTATCGACATATAGATTTTTCCAGTATTCACTAA
- a CDS encoding nucleotidyltransferase family protein produces MAVTDFGSFEKYLREQRIFDQFGFSQIGVFGSFVRGESFRDIDLLIDEPISYQQLIALRDRLQNDLPYPVDVMLRDYAEPIILSRALSDVRYATRA; encoded by the coding sequence ATGGCTGTCACTGACTTTGGCTCGTTCGAGAAATATCTACGCGAGCAGCGAATTTTTGATCAGTTTGGCTTCTCTCAAATTGGCGTATTTGGTTCGTTCGTGCGGGGAGAATCGTTTCGGGACATTGACCTATTGATCGACGAGCCGATTTCGTATCAGCAGTTAATCGCTTTACGCGACAGGTTGCAAAATGACTTGCCCTATCCAGTGGATGTGATGTTGCGCGATTACGCCGAACCTATAATTCTGAGTCGCGCCTTATCCGACGTTCGTTATGCCACCCGCGCCTAA
- the cysD gene encoding sulfate adenylyltransferase subunit CysD: MDYLDQLESEAIHIMREVAGQFERPALLFSGGKDSITLVHLALKAFRPGKFPFPLVHIDTGHNFQEALDYRDNLAERIGEKLIVRYVEDTIREKKLKEPTGRNATRNGLQTFTLLDTIEEFEFDACIGGARRDEEKARAKERVFSVRDEFGSWDPKRQRPELWNLYNGRIHKGENVRVFPISNWTELDVWNYIRREKIELPSIYFAHERELLIRDGKLMATAKGVIQPEADDRLVTRRVRFRTVGDISCTAASESQADTLDAVIDEIQATRISERGETRMDDQLSEAAMEDRKKGGYF; this comes from the coding sequence ATGGATTATTTAGATCAACTTGAGTCCGAAGCGATTCACATCATGCGGGAGGTGGCCGGACAGTTTGAGCGGCCCGCCCTCCTGTTTTCGGGTGGGAAGGATTCCATTACGCTTGTTCATCTGGCACTAAAGGCGTTCAGACCAGGTAAATTTCCGTTTCCGCTGGTCCACATCGACACGGGCCACAATTTCCAGGAAGCACTTGATTACCGGGACAACCTGGCCGAGCGGATTGGCGAAAAACTCATCGTCCGTTACGTTGAGGACACCATCCGGGAGAAAAAGCTGAAGGAACCAACCGGCCGCAATGCCACCCGGAACGGACTGCAAACGTTCACGCTGCTTGATACCATCGAAGAGTTTGAATTCGATGCCTGTATTGGTGGTGCACGTCGCGACGAAGAGAAAGCTCGCGCCAAGGAACGCGTGTTCTCAGTACGTGACGAGTTTGGCTCCTGGGATCCCAAGCGTCAGCGCCCCGAACTCTGGAACCTATACAACGGTCGGATTCACAAAGGCGAGAACGTCCGGGTCTTTCCGATCTCGAACTGGACCGAACTCGACGTTTGGAATTACATCCGTCGGGAAAAAATCGAATTACCTAGTATCTACTTTGCTCACGAGCGCGAACTGCTGATTCGGGATGGCAAACTGATGGCCACGGCCAAAGGGGTTATTCAACCCGAAGCCGACGACCGGCTGGTTACGCGTCGGGTTCGTTTCCGCACTGTTGGCGATATTTCCTGCACGGCTGCGTCCGAGTCGCAGGCCGATACACTTGATGCGGTAATCGACGAAATTCAGGCGACGCGCATTTCTGAACGGGGCGAAACTCGCATGGATGATCAACTGTCCGAAGCGGCTATGGAAGACCGGAAAAAGGGAGGCTATTTTTAA
- a CDS encoding phosphoadenylyl-sulfate reductase, which translates to MLVEPTNHTRESLTDLLAGLSEVDALRRLAELFPDQVVFSTSLGYEDQVITDMILDNDIPIRIFTLDTGRMFAETYSVWKKTNDRYGSKIETYFPDRLAEEKLMTEKGPYSFYDSVENRKECCGIRKVEPLNRALAGQKIWITGIRAEQSPNRQTMTQVERDDAHDLFKFHPLMNWTFDQVKQYVSDNHVPYNPLHDRGFVSIGCQPCTRAIQPGEDFRAGRWWWEDNSKKECGLHTHEEAFKP; encoded by the coding sequence ATGCTAGTAGAACCAACCAACCACACGCGGGAAAGTCTGACCGACTTGTTGGCAGGACTGTCGGAGGTCGATGCCCTGCGTCGACTGGCCGAACTCTTTCCGGATCAGGTCGTTTTCTCGACCAGTCTGGGGTACGAAGATCAGGTCATTACCGACATGATTCTGGACAACGACATCCCCATTCGCATCTTCACACTGGATACGGGCCGGATGTTTGCCGAGACGTATTCGGTCTGGAAAAAGACCAACGATCGCTACGGAAGCAAAATCGAAACCTACTTTCCCGACCGTCTGGCCGAAGAAAAGCTGATGACCGAAAAAGGGCCGTACAGCTTCTACGATTCGGTCGAAAACCGGAAAGAGTGCTGCGGCATTCGTAAGGTTGAACCGCTGAACCGCGCCTTGGCCGGACAGAAAATCTGGATTACGGGCATTCGCGCTGAGCAGTCACCTAATCGCCAGACGATGACTCAGGTTGAGCGCGACGACGCCCACGATCTGTTTAAATTTCACCCCCTGATGAACTGGACCTTCGATCAGGTGAAACAGTACGTCAGCGACAACCACGTTCCCTACAATCCGCTCCACGACCGGGGCTTTGTCAGCATTGGCTGCCAGCCCTGTACCCGGGCGATCCAGCCGGGCGAAGATTTCCGGGCCGGTCGCTGGTGGTGGGAAGACAACTCGAAAAAAGAATGCGGGCTACACACCCACGAGGAAGCGTTCAAACCATAA
- a CDS encoding Gfo/Idh/MocA family protein, with protein MRLGHIFFFLLLTLTASWAQKKPLRVGVAGLVHSHVHQVLNTIGKSGDIEVVGIAEPNRELAERFAKRHNFPMSLVYPTVAEMIAKTKPEAVMDYSRIVDHRRTIEVCAPAGIHVMVEKPLATTYTDAKAMAALARKHNVQLLTNYETTWYGSNHRAYAIANTDKSIGDLRKIVVHDGHEGPKEINVDPEFLAWLTDPVANGAGALFDFGCYGANLSTWLLHNQRPTSVLAVTQQIKPDIYPKVDDEGTIILTYPKTQTIIQASWNWPFSRKDMAIYGRTGYVTTIDGTRMRERLTGEKAEHELQANPSDAPATNPFTYLAQLLRGETKPDELTSLENNLIVVEILDAARQSAKTGKAIQLD; from the coding sequence ATGCGTCTTGGTCATATCTTTTTCTTTTTACTTCTGACCCTAACCGCGTCCTGGGCGCAGAAGAAACCCTTGCGGGTAGGGGTCGCCGGGCTGGTGCATTCGCACGTGCATCAGGTGCTGAATACAATTGGTAAGTCAGGCGATATTGAAGTAGTAGGCATCGCAGAGCCAAACCGTGAGCTGGCCGAGCGTTTCGCCAAGCGGCATAACTTCCCGATGAGTCTGGTTTACCCAACGGTGGCCGAGATGATTGCCAAGACGAAGCCTGAGGCCGTCATGGATTACAGCCGGATTGTGGACCACCGCAGGACGATTGAGGTGTGTGCCCCGGCGGGTATTCACGTCATGGTCGAAAAACCGTTGGCAACGACGTATACCGATGCGAAAGCCATGGCTGCGCTGGCCCGAAAGCATAATGTCCAACTATTAACGAACTACGAAACGACCTGGTACGGTAGTAACCACAGGGCTTATGCGATTGCCAACACGGATAAATCCATTGGTGATCTACGTAAAATTGTGGTTCATGATGGACACGAAGGGCCAAAAGAGATCAACGTCGACCCGGAATTTCTGGCCTGGCTGACCGATCCGGTTGCTAACGGGGCGGGAGCATTGTTTGACTTTGGCTGCTACGGGGCGAATCTGTCGACCTGGCTCCTGCACAACCAGCGGCCCACCTCAGTCCTGGCCGTAACGCAGCAGATCAAGCCTGATATTTACCCGAAAGTCGACGACGAAGGAACAATCATTCTGACGTATCCCAAGACGCAGACGATCATTCAGGCATCGTGGAACTGGCCGTTCAGTCGGAAGGACATGGCGATTTACGGTCGCACGGGTTACGTAACGACCATCGACGGCACACGGATGCGCGAACGACTGACCGGAGAGAAAGCCGAGCACGAGCTACAGGCCAATCCCTCGGATGCCCCAGCCACCAACCCGTTTACGTATCTGGCTCAGCTGCTGCGGGGTGAAACCAAACCCGATGAATTAACGTCATTAGAAAATAACCTGATTGTCGTGGAAATCCTTGACGCAGCCCGGCAATCAGCGAAAACGGGAAAGGCAATTCAATTGGATTGA
- a CDS encoding trans-sulfuration enzyme family protein, with amino-acid sequence MKKQTKAIRIQTKKSSNREHSVPLYLTSSFAFESAEQGKALFEETEEGNIYSRFSNPNVTEFVEKVCMLENAEDGIATGTGMAAVFASMAGLLKSGDHIVACRALFGSAHQIITQILSKWGITHTYVDATATEAEWEEAIKANPTTGTPAARMVYLETPSNPGLELVDLTMLARLKAKYHFILNVDNCFATPILQTPIDLGADLSIHSATKFMDGQGRVLGGIVVGSKELIQPIRFFARHTGPSLSPFNAWVLSKSLETLELRMERHCRNAQQLAEALEALPDVDRVLYPFLPSHPQYELAKQQMSAGGAIVTIELAGGFERVNAFFDALQIPTLSSNLGDSRTIVTNPNTTTHAKLKPEEKAALGITPGLIRISVGLESIDDLIEDFTQAIEKSADVVAADVVAADVVTADVVKENVA; translated from the coding sequence ATGAAGAAACAGACCAAAGCCATCCGGATTCAGACGAAAAAATCGTCGAACCGCGAACACTCTGTACCGCTTTATTTGACCTCCAGTTTCGCGTTTGAAAGCGCAGAGCAGGGCAAAGCTTTATTTGAAGAGACCGAAGAAGGAAATATCTATTCCCGGTTTTCGAACCCGAACGTAACGGAGTTTGTCGAGAAAGTTTGCATGCTGGAAAATGCCGAAGATGGTATTGCCACGGGTACGGGTATGGCGGCCGTTTTCGCCAGCATGGCGGGTTTGCTGAAATCGGGGGATCACATTGTTGCCTGCCGGGCCTTGTTTGGTTCTGCGCACCAGATCATCACGCAGATCCTGAGCAAGTGGGGCATCACACATACCTACGTCGATGCAACCGCAACCGAAGCGGAGTGGGAAGAAGCGATAAAAGCGAACCCCACCACCGGAACGCCGGCCGCCCGCATGGTGTACCTGGAAACACCCTCAAATCCTGGCCTCGAACTGGTTGACCTGACGATGCTGGCCCGGCTGAAAGCCAAGTACCACTTTATTCTAAACGTCGATAACTGCTTCGCGACGCCAATTTTGCAAACGCCGATTGACCTTGGTGCTGACCTGTCAATTCACTCAGCCACTAAGTTCATGGACGGCCAGGGTCGTGTGCTGGGAGGTATTGTGGTTGGATCGAAGGAGCTGATCCAGCCGATTCGGTTCTTTGCCCGGCATACCGGTCCATCACTGTCGCCGTTCAACGCCTGGGTCTTGTCGAAAAGCCTGGAAACGCTGGAACTCCGCATGGAACGCCACTGCCGCAATGCGCAGCAATTGGCTGAAGCGCTGGAAGCCCTGCCCGACGTTGATCGGGTACTTTACCCGTTCCTCCCCTCGCACCCGCAATATGAGCTGGCCAAACAGCAGATGAGCGCGGGTGGTGCCATTGTCACCATCGAACTGGCGGGTGGTTTCGAGCGGGTCAATGCGTTCTTCGACGCCCTGCAGATTCCAACGCTGTCGTCGAATCTTGGCGACTCGCGGACAATTGTCACGAACCCAAACACCACGACGCACGCCAAGCTGAAACCCGAGGAGAAAGCAGCCCTCGGCATTACGCCCGGCCTGATCCGGATTTCGGTGGGTCTGGAATCCATCGACGACTTGATCGAAGACTTCACGCAGGCTATCGAAAAGTCGGCCGACGTGGTAGCGGCCGACGTGGTAGCGGCCGACGTGGTAACGGCCGACGTAGTGAAAGAGAATGTAGCCTAG
- a CDS encoding sulfite exporter TauE/SafE family protein has product MQSDDIVPSASAASPTVVDGLPIDLNGLTINIQGDSEQAKKQVEVLRKTFPDATVNASSPHLILRRRTRTEIAIYVFAALALMVVGHWLFSYFTLDELTLLAGSINITPDIFYFIMAGFVAQMIDGALGMAYGVTATTFLTSVGISPVFATASVHSSEIFTSGVSGYMHLKFGNINSRLFKAVLIPGVIGAALGAYLITSLSDLEIISKYLNPIISVYTAILGVLILKKALTKQKKKTPVRRIGLLAWFGGFVDAIGGGGWGPIVNSTLIAAGRHPRYTIGSVNLAEFFVSFASSVVFALFAGLDNYGLVILGLILGGMIAAPIAALLSSRLPIKTMMVLVGIVIIIVSLRKIILFF; this is encoded by the coding sequence ATGCAATCTGACGACATAGTGCCGTCCGCTTCGGCAGCCAGTCCGACGGTAGTAGATGGGCTTCCAATTGACCTGAACGGTTTAACGATCAACATACAGGGCGATTCGGAGCAGGCTAAAAAACAGGTCGAGGTCCTCCGGAAAACTTTTCCTGACGCGACTGTTAATGCTTCAAGTCCACATCTGATCTTACGTCGCCGGACGCGTACGGAGATTGCCATTTACGTTTTCGCGGCCCTCGCCCTAATGGTCGTCGGGCACTGGCTGTTCAGTTATTTCACGCTGGACGAACTGACGTTACTGGCCGGCTCAATCAACATTACACCTGATATTTTCTACTTCATCATGGCGGGTTTTGTCGCCCAGATGATCGACGGAGCGCTTGGAATGGCTTATGGCGTTACGGCCACTACGTTTCTCACCAGTGTAGGAATCAGTCCGGTGTTTGCTACGGCCAGCGTTCACAGTTCGGAGATATTTACCTCGGGGGTATCGGGTTATATGCACCTGAAGTTCGGGAACATTAACAGTCGTCTGTTTAAGGCTGTTCTGATTCCGGGCGTAATTGGTGCCGCCCTGGGTGCTTACCTGATCACTTCGCTATCGGATCTGGAGATTATCTCCAAATACCTGAATCCCATTATTTCGGTTTATACCGCTATTCTGGGCGTTCTGATTCTGAAGAAAGCGCTGACGAAACAGAAGAAAAAAACGCCCGTCCGGCGGATTGGCCTACTGGCCTGGTTCGGCGGATTTGTCGACGCCATCGGCGGGGGCGGCTGGGGCCCTATTGTTAACTCAACCCTGATTGCCGCCGGCCGGCACCCACGGTATACCATCGGATCCGTTAACCTGGCCGAATTTTTTGTGTCCTTTGCCAGCTCGGTTGTTTTTGCCCTCTTTGCCGGCTTGGACAATTACGGCCTTGTCATCCTGGGACTGATTCTGGGTGGGATGATTGCCGCACCGATTGCTGCGCTCCTCTCCAGCCGACTCCCCATCAAAACGATGATGGTATTGGTCGGAATCGTCATTATCATCGTAAGTTTGCGCAAGATCATTTTGTTTTTTTAG
- a CDS encoding leucine--tRNA ligase, whose protein sequence is MAEYNHRETEQKWQQFWDEHQTYRPETETTKPKYYVLDMFPYPSGAGLHVGHPLGYIASDIVARYKRLKGYNVLHPMGFDSFGLPAEQYAIQTGQHPAVTTEANLARYIEQLKNIGFSYDWSREVRTSDPSYYKWTQWIFMELFRSWYNKETNQAEPIETLTAKFAENGTKGVQAVSDEDVTSFTADEWNALSETEQYAITLKYRLTFLADAVVNWCPALGTVLANDEVKDGVSERGGYPVEQKLMRQWMMRITAYADRLLTGLDTIDWTESIKEQQRNWIGKSVGASVKFPLTKEESSRGGEENENSSGNSSSPSSLSSFIEVFTTRVDTIYGVTFMVLAPEHELVPSLTTPAQREAVEAYVNAAKMRSERDRMADVKDVSGVFTGSYCTNPLSGEPVPIYLADYVLAGYGTGAVMAVPSGDQRDWGFAKHFDLPIVPVLGAQKDIDQQADNTKEGHYINSGIVNGMTYKEATATLIAWLEERNLGRGKVNFRMRDAVFSRQRYWGEPVPVYFKDNGNGQLLPYLIDEQDLPLELPAIDKYLPTETGEPPLGRAEGWKYKGQYDYELSTMPGWAGSSWYWYRYMDPKNDSEFASKDAIDYWQNVDLYIGGTEHATGHLLYSRFWNKFLKDRGYVPQEEPFKKLINQGMIQGVSMYATLLVEVLSPNDVGDNEPTDVEWRNYFLAPYGLEVRQSRGGRSRRPERNGRRLSMFGIALSGLAQPIHIPIEFVTFEDGRYYLTEDSLEYLKLRYPKFNEYSIASPELIEDEYLVSDSLQLSRDKIEVTPIVEKMSKSKFNVVNPDMIVERYGADVLRLYEMFLGPLEQAKPWNTNGIDGVYRFIRKFWRLFYKDSATSESQWIVREEQATPAELKILHRTIQKAENDIETYSFNTSVSAFMVCVNELTSLNCHKKSVLQELVLLLSPYAPHITEELWAALGNEPGTLSKADFPKFNPNYLVEDSFEYPIQINGKVRTTMNFAVDRAPKEIESEVLADDVVQKWLEGKSPKKVVVVPKRIVNVVV, encoded by the coding sequence ATGGCCGAATATAACCACCGCGAAACCGAGCAGAAATGGCAGCAGTTCTGGGATGAACACCAGACCTACCGCCCCGAAACTGAAACCACCAAACCGAAATATTACGTCCTCGACATGTTTCCGTACCCATCGGGGGCGGGGCTGCACGTGGGGCACCCGCTGGGCTATATCGCGTCGGATATTGTGGCGCGGTACAAGCGGCTGAAAGGGTATAACGTCCTGCACCCAATGGGTTTTGATTCGTTCGGATTACCCGCCGAGCAGTATGCCATTCAGACGGGTCAGCACCCGGCCGTAACGACCGAAGCCAACCTGGCGCGCTATATCGAGCAGTTGAAAAACATCGGTTTCAGTTATGACTGGTCGCGGGAGGTACGCACGTCGGATCCGTCCTACTACAAGTGGACGCAGTGGATTTTTATGGAGTTGTTCCGGTCGTGGTACAACAAAGAAACCAACCAGGCCGAGCCCATCGAGACGCTGACCGCCAAGTTTGCCGAAAACGGAACCAAGGGCGTTCAGGCCGTCAGCGATGAGGACGTAACGAGCTTCACCGCCGACGAGTGGAACGCATTGAGTGAAACCGAGCAGTATGCCATCACGCTGAAATACCGCCTGACCTTTCTGGCCGACGCGGTCGTAAACTGGTGTCCGGCGCTGGGTACGGTACTGGCCAACGATGAAGTAAAAGATGGCGTGTCGGAGCGGGGTGGTTACCCGGTCGAGCAGAAGCTGATGCGGCAGTGGATGATGCGGATCACCGCCTACGCCGATCGTCTGCTCACCGGCCTCGACACCATCGACTGGACCGAATCCATCAAAGAACAACAACGGAACTGGATCGGGAAATCAGTCGGAGCTAGTGTGAAATTTCCTTTGACAAAGGAGGAGAGCAGTAGAGGAGGAGAGGAGAATGAAAACTCGTCCGGTAACTCCTCTTCTCCCTCGTCTCTTTCCTCCTTTATAGAGGTCTTCACCACCCGCGTTGACACCATTTATGGCGTAACGTTCATGGTGTTGGCACCAGAACATGAACTGGTACCGAGCCTGACCACGCCGGCGCAGCGGGAAGCCGTGGAGGCATATGTTAACGCAGCCAAAATGCGCTCGGAGCGGGACCGGATGGCCGATGTGAAGGATGTGTCGGGAGTCTTTACGGGCAGCTACTGCACCAACCCGCTGAGTGGTGAACCTGTGCCTATTTACCTGGCTGACTACGTACTGGCAGGTTATGGGACGGGTGCGGTCATGGCCGTTCCCTCCGGCGATCAGCGCGACTGGGGCTTTGCGAAACATTTCGATCTGCCCATCGTGCCGGTGCTGGGTGCGCAAAAAGATATCGACCAGCAGGCTGATAACACAAAAGAAGGACATTATATTAATTCAGGCATAGTCAACGGGATGACCTACAAAGAGGCCACCGCTACGTTGATTGCCTGGCTGGAGGAGCGGAATCTGGGTCGCGGTAAGGTCAACTTCCGGATGCGCGACGCCGTATTCAGCCGTCAGCGCTACTGGGGTGAGCCGGTGCCGGTGTATTTTAAAGACAATGGTAATGGCCAACTATTACCTTATTTGATCGATGAGCAGGATCTGCCGTTAGAATTGCCTGCTATTGACAAATACCTGCCGACCGAAACGGGCGAACCCCCACTGGGCCGCGCAGAGGGGTGGAAGTATAAAGGCCAGTACGACTACGAACTGAGCACCATGCCCGGCTGGGCGGGTTCGTCGTGGTACTGGTACCGCTACATGGACCCGAAGAATGACAGTGAATTTGCGTCCAAAGATGCCATCGACTACTGGCAGAACGTAGACCTGTACATTGGCGGAACCGAGCACGCGACGGGCCACCTGCTGTACAGCCGCTTCTGGAACAAATTCCTGAAAGACCGGGGTTACGTCCCACAGGAGGAGCCGTTCAAGAAGCTCATCAACCAGGGCATGATTCAGGGGGTAAGTATGTATGCTACTCTGCTTGTTGAAGTTTTAAGTCCTAACGACGTTGGCGATAACGAACCAACTGATGTTGAATGGCGGAATTATTTCTTAGCCCCTTATGGTCTTGAAGTTCGTCAGTCTCGTGGCGGTAGAAGTAGGCGCCCAGAGCGTAACGGGCGTAGGTTATCTATGTTTGGAATTGCTCTATCAGGTTTGGCGCAGCCAATTCACATACCCATAGAGTTTGTTACGTTCGAAGATGGCAGATATTATTTAACAGAAGACTCACTAGAATATCTAAAGTTAAGGTATCCTAAATTTAATGAATATTCCATTGCTTCGCCTGAGTTAATTGAGGACGAATATCTGGTCTCAGATAGTTTGCAGCTTAGCCGGGATAAGATTGAGGTAACACCTATTGTCGAGAAGATGTCGAAGTCGAAGTTCAACGTGGTGAACCCCGATATGATCGTGGAGCGCTACGGGGCTGACGTCCTGCGGCTGTACGAAATGTTCCTCGGGCCGCTCGAACAGGCCAAGCCTTGGAATACCAACGGCATCGACGGCGTCTACCGCTTCATCCGGAAGTTCTGGCGGTTATTCTACAAAGACAGCGCTACCAGTGAAAGCCAGTGGATTGTGAGGGAAGAACAAGCGACACCCGCTGAACTGAAAATCCTGCACCGGACAATTCAGAAAGCGGAGAACGACATCGAAACGTACTCGTTCAATACGTCGGTGTCGGCGTTCATGGTCTGTGTCAATGAGTTGACTAGTCTGAACTGCCATAAGAAATCGGTGTTGCAGGAGCTGGTGCTGTTGTTGTCGCCTTACGCGCCACATATCACTGAGGAACTGTGGGCTGCGCTGGGCAATGAACCGGGTACGCTGTCGAAAGCCGATTTCCCGAAATTCAACCCGAACTACCTGGTCGAAGACTCGTTCGAGTACCCGATTCAGATCAACGGAAAAGTGCGTACCACGATGAACTTCGCCGTCGACCGGGCGCCGAAAGAAATCGAGAGCGAGGTACTGGCCGACGACGTAGTGCAGAAATGGCTGGAAGGCAAATCGCCCAAGAAAGTCGTTGTCGTGCCGAAACGGATTGTGAACGTAGTGGTTTAG
- a CDS encoding cold-shock protein: MGASNETFSKREKEKQRQKKQKDKQEKREERKAAGARAQSFDQMLAYVDENGNISTTPPDPRKMRPVDQDNIQVSVAKQSDLPQETVRQGIVSFFNSAKGYGFIRDLQTQQSIFVHINGLVDPVGENDKVTFELESTPKGPSAVQVKKAVAPKPVTQPQAETSVQ, translated from the coding sequence ATGGGGGCATCCAACGAAACCTTTAGTAAACGGGAAAAGGAAAAACAAAGACAGAAAAAGCAAAAAGACAAACAGGAAAAACGGGAAGAACGGAAGGCCGCTGGTGCCAGAGCACAGAGCTTTGACCAGATGCTGGCCTACGTAGATGAAAACGGCAACATATCGACAACGCCACCCGATCCTCGAAAAATGAGACCGGTCGATCAAGATAATATCCAGGTCAGCGTAGCCAAACAATCGGATCTGCCACAGGAAACGGTCAGACAGGGTATTGTTTCGTTCTTCAACTCGGCCAAGGGGTACGGGTTTATCCGCGATTTACAAACCCAGCAAAGCATCTTTGTTCACATAAATGGACTGGTCGATCCTGTCGGTGAGAACGATAAAGTCACGTTTGAACTTGAGTCAACGCCTAAAGGGCCCAGCGCCGTTCAGGTTAAAAAAGCGGTGGCGCCTAAGCCAGTCACGCAGCCACAGGCGGAAACAAGCGTCCAGTAA
- a CDS encoding DUF2306 domain-containing protein, with product MAHSPIGLLHLISALLAVITGSMVLLNAKGGVFHKRAGYVYVASMVVLNGTALMIYRLFGTFGSFHILAVFSSVSILGGMVPAVFRHRVRDWLIWHYYFMNWSVVGLYAAFWAETFTRTLPMGQFWPIVVVATSITTAIGGYLIRKNAVRFEPLSKLK from the coding sequence ATGGCACACTCACCAATCGGTCTTCTCCACCTTATTTCTGCTCTGCTTGCCGTAATAACCGGGTCAATGGTTCTGCTCAACGCAAAAGGCGGGGTATTCCACAAACGGGCGGGGTACGTCTACGTAGCCAGTATGGTTGTCCTGAACGGAACGGCCCTTATGATTTATCGCCTGTTCGGCACGTTCGGCTCCTTTCATATTCTGGCTGTTTTTAGCTCGGTTTCGATCCTGGGCGGGATGGTGCCGGCTGTATTTCGTCACCGCGTTCGCGACTGGCTGATCTGGCATTATTACTTTATGAACTGGTCGGTGGTGGGGCTGTATGCCGCTTTCTGGGCCGAAACATTTACTCGTACCTTACCAATGGGGCAGTTCTGGCCAATTGTTGTAGTCGCTACGTCGATAACGACAGCCATTGGCGGTTATCTGATCCGAAAGAATGCCGTCCGGTTCGAACCGCTCAGTAAGCTAAAGTAA